In one Hoplias malabaricus isolate fHopMal1 chromosome X1, fHopMal1.hap1, whole genome shotgun sequence genomic region, the following are encoded:
- the LOC136675575 gene encoding NAD-dependent protein deacetylase sirtuin-2-like isoform X2: protein MDFLRNLFSRTLGLSPGEKVLDELSLAGVAHYIQSGKCKNIICMVGAGISTSAGIPDFRSPGTGLYANLQKYNLPYPEAIFQIDYFKKHPEPFFALARELYPGQFKPTVCHYFIRMLKDKGLLRRCYSQNIDTLERVAGLQGEDLIEAHGTFHTSHCLSIFCRKEYTLEWMKEKIFSDDQIPKCETCNNLVKPDIVFFGENLPSRFFSSMKQDFPVCDLLIVMGTSLQVQPFASLVSRVPNSCPRLLINMEKTGQSDFPMGLLGFGGGMDFDSDKAYRDVAHLSTCDDGCLALAELLGWKAELEELVKQEHALIDSKDFKKKGEKADQTSGNAEKAKGAEPDATKSDKTE, encoded by the exons A TGGACTTCCTGCGTAATCTCTTCTCACGGACTCTGGGCCTGAGCCCTGGAGAGAAGGTTCTAGATGAATTGAGCCTTGCAGGAGTCGCTCACTATATCCAGAGTGGGAAAT GCAAGAATATTATCTGTATGGTGGGAGCAGGGATATCAACct CGGCTGGCATTCCTGACTTTCGCTCTCCAGGAACTGGTCTTTACGCCAACCTGCAGAAATACAACCTGCCATACCCTGAGGCCATCTTTCAGATAGACTACTTCAAg AAACATCCAGAGCCATTTTTTGCTTTGGCCAGGGAGCTGTACCCAGGACAGTTCAAG CCCACAGTGTGTCACTACTTTATACGAATGCTGAAAGATAAAGGCCTGCTGCGGCGCTGCTACTCTCAG AACATCGACACATTAGAGAGAGTGGCAGGGCTGCAAGGAGAGGACTTGATTGAAGCCCATGGTACTTTCCACACTTCCCACTGTTTAAGCATCTTCTGCCGgaaagaatacaccctggaatgGATGAAAG AAAAAATATTCTCAGATGACCAGATCCCAAAGTGTGAGACCTGTAACAATCTGGTGAAACCCG ATATTGTATTTTTTGGGGAAAATCTTCCCTCTCGGTTCTTCAGCTCCATGAAACAG GATTTCCCCGTCTGTGATCTCCTCATCGTCATGGGCACCTCTCTGCAGGTTCAGCCGTTTGCGTCTCTTGTGAGCAG AGTTCCAAATAGCTGTCCTCGCCTCCTCATCAACATggagaagacaggacag tCGGATTTTCCGATGGGATTACTGGGATTTGGAGGAGGAATGGATTTTGATTCCGATAAAGCTTACAG AGATGTAGCACACTTGAGCACATGCGATGACGGCTGCTTGGCTTTAGCAGAGCTGCTCGGCTGGAAG GCAGAGCTGGAGGAGCTGGTGAAGCAGGAACATGCTTTGATCGACAGCAAAGACTTCAAAAAGAAGGGCGAAAAGGCCGATCAGACCTCTGGGAATGCAGAGAAGGCTAAAGGGGCAGAGCCTGATGCCACCAAGAGTGACAAGACAGAGTGA
- the LOC136675575 gene encoding NAD-dependent protein deacetylase sirtuin-2-like isoform X1 — protein MSESREQNKKAEEETETPGLEEDSDDSSEEGEASGDSEMDFLRNLFSRTLGLSPGEKVLDELSLAGVAHYIQSGKCKNIICMVGAGISTSAGIPDFRSPGTGLYANLQKYNLPYPEAIFQIDYFKKHPEPFFALARELYPGQFKPTVCHYFIRMLKDKGLLRRCYSQNIDTLERVAGLQGEDLIEAHGTFHTSHCLSIFCRKEYTLEWMKEKIFSDDQIPKCETCNNLVKPDIVFFGENLPSRFFSSMKQDFPVCDLLIVMGTSLQVQPFASLVSRVPNSCPRLLINMEKTGQSDFPMGLLGFGGGMDFDSDKAYRDVAHLSTCDDGCLALAELLGWKAELEELVKQEHALIDSKDFKKKGEKADQTSGNAEKAKGAEPDATKSDKTE, from the exons ATGTCTGAATCCCGAG agcaaaataaaaaagcagaagAAGAGACTGAAACACCAGGTCTGGAG GAAGACTCTGATGACAGCAGTGAGGAGGGTGAAGCGTCTGGAGACAGTGAAA TGGACTTCCTGCGTAATCTCTTCTCACGGACTCTGGGCCTGAGCCCTGGAGAGAAGGTTCTAGATGAATTGAGCCTTGCAGGAGTCGCTCACTATATCCAGAGTGGGAAAT GCAAGAATATTATCTGTATGGTGGGAGCAGGGATATCAACct CGGCTGGCATTCCTGACTTTCGCTCTCCAGGAACTGGTCTTTACGCCAACCTGCAGAAATACAACCTGCCATACCCTGAGGCCATCTTTCAGATAGACTACTTCAAg AAACATCCAGAGCCATTTTTTGCTTTGGCCAGGGAGCTGTACCCAGGACAGTTCAAG CCCACAGTGTGTCACTACTTTATACGAATGCTGAAAGATAAAGGCCTGCTGCGGCGCTGCTACTCTCAG AACATCGACACATTAGAGAGAGTGGCAGGGCTGCAAGGAGAGGACTTGATTGAAGCCCATGGTACTTTCCACACTTCCCACTGTTTAAGCATCTTCTGCCGgaaagaatacaccctggaatgGATGAAAG AAAAAATATTCTCAGATGACCAGATCCCAAAGTGTGAGACCTGTAACAATCTGGTGAAACCCG ATATTGTATTTTTTGGGGAAAATCTTCCCTCTCGGTTCTTCAGCTCCATGAAACAG GATTTCCCCGTCTGTGATCTCCTCATCGTCATGGGCACCTCTCTGCAGGTTCAGCCGTTTGCGTCTCTTGTGAGCAG AGTTCCAAATAGCTGTCCTCGCCTCCTCATCAACATggagaagacaggacag tCGGATTTTCCGATGGGATTACTGGGATTTGGAGGAGGAATGGATTTTGATTCCGATAAAGCTTACAG AGATGTAGCACACTTGAGCACATGCGATGACGGCTGCTTGGCTTTAGCAGAGCTGCTCGGCTGGAAG GCAGAGCTGGAGGAGCTGGTGAAGCAGGAACATGCTTTGATCGACAGCAAAGACTTCAAAAAGAAGGGCGAAAAGGCCGATCAGACCTCTGGGAATGCAGAGAAGGCTAAAGGGGCAGAGCCTGATGCCACCAAGAGTGACAAGACAGAGTGA